The following nucleotide sequence is from Roseivirga sp. BDSF3-8.
GGCGGGCTATGGCTAATGCTGAAAATAAAGCCCCTGCCACCACATCGAGGCTAAGTATTCGTATGTACGCGTATACCCTTTCCACAATACCTATATATGAAAAAAGCCCGTCATTCGGACGGGCTTTTCAATTTTCTAACGTATTAGATTCTTAGTTACTACCAAGCGCCTCAGCGCCAGCCACGATCTCAAGAATTTCATTTGTGATAGCAGCCTGGCGCGTACGGTTATACATAAGCTTGAGGTCTTTTAAAAGCTCACCGGCATTATCAGTTGCCTTATCCATGGCGGTCATACGAGCTCCATGTTCAGAGGCATTAGATTCAAGCAATGCCTTGTAAAGTTGAATTTTCAAAGAGGTGGGTATCAACTCTCTGATGATATACTCTTTACTAGGCTCGTAGATATAGTCTACCTTTGTAGTAGAAACGGCATCTTCTGTATGCTCAGCCTTAGGAATGGGTAACCACTGCTCTGTACGAACGATCTGTGTCGCCACATTCTTGAATTCATTGAACAGGAGCTCCACACGGTCAAATTCACCTTTTTTGAATCCTTCCATAGCATACTCTGCAATTTCACGTGACGAGTCGAAGCTCAGGTTAGAGAAGGTGTCCTTGTAGGTTTCAATTACTTGAAAGTCCCTTCTTTTAATGAAATCATAAACTTTCTTGCCCACCGGCAGAATGTAAAGATTACCCTGCGAACGCTGGCTGGCGTATCGCTCAGAAGCAAGCTGCGTAATACGTCGATTAATATTGGCATTAAATGCACCACAGAGACCCTTATCGGAAGATACTGCTATAATTAGTACCTTTTTAGGCTCTCTTTCCTCGCCATATTCATTAGAATCGGCACCCTCACCAACAGAGGCAGAAACGTTTTGCAGAATAGCAGATAGCTTTTCAGCGTAAGGACGCATCTGAATGATGTTATCCTGGGCTCTTCTAAGCTTAGCAGCGGCGACCATCTTCATTGCTTTGGTGATCTGCTGAGTCGAAGAGACTGACTGAATTCTGCTTTTTACTTCCTTAAGGTTTGCC
It contains:
- the atpG gene encoding ATP synthase F1 subunit gamma, which codes for MANLKEVKSRIQSVSSTQQITKAMKMVAAAKLRRAQDNIIQMRPYAEKLSAILQNVSASVGEGADSNEYGEEREPKKVLIIAVSSDKGLCGAFNANINRRITQLASERYASQRSQGNLYILPVGKKVYDFIKRRDFQVIETYKDTFSNLSFDSSREIAEYAMEGFKKGEFDRVELLFNEFKNVATQIVRTEQWLPIPKAEHTEDAVSTTKVDYIYEPSKEYIIRELIPTSLKIQLYKALLESNASEHGARMTAMDKATDNAGELLKDLKLMYNRTRQAAITNEILEIVAGAEALGSN